The window TCTCGCTAGTTGTCTTGGAAAGCGCGTCTTGAAACTGGTTTCCATATTCAAGCAGGTCCAGTTCCACCGCTTTGTAGTTTATGCTCATGTTGTGAAAAAGCTTCTTTGCCATGTTGCAGTAGGAACAAGATGTTTTTGAGTAAATCACCACACAGTTGTCAGAAATGGTTTCCTGGATCTGATTCATGGGAGCAGCTGCCGGCTTCCCCCAAGTCCACGATGTGCTGTTGCCCATCCTCGAGGCCGCCCTGCCGAGCCGACCAGCCAAGCCACTCCCGCTCCAGGCGAGCAGCGTCCCCGCAAGGACCGCGCAGTGCCATATCATGGTCAGAGAGCCtcatcatgttttttaaaatgtacttattaTAGAAATTTCTACTCAGCCATTTTTAGCTATTATTTGTAATAACTTTAGATCAGCTGTTAGATTTCTTAGTAAAATAAcaatatcatctgcaaataataattattttatttttaattttctaattttaatttcttttttattctctaattGAATTTCTAGTATCTGTAGAACAATTCTAAATAAAAGTGATGATAAAggacatctttctttttttgtttctgaattttttaaaaatgttattaccAAAGAATTCATCTCCTCATCAATTGTTGCTTTTAAATACAAGGATGGATTTTGgttatttgattttataaaactTTAGTTATCTATGGAgatcatatacttttttttattttgacatttttatatggTAAATAATATTAATAGATTTCCtaatattgaaccatccttgaaTTCTTGAGATAAGCCCACTTGTCTGTGAcatattattatttcaatattttcctGGACTCTGTGGACTAATTGAGAAGTAAAGGTTAATCTGTCCAAGACTGATCTATGGAAATCTGGTCTTCAAGAGCTACTCTTTCAAGCTACATGGAAAGTAGTAATAGTCCAGTTTTTATGGCATCAATGCTTGTCAACTGCAAGGTCTAGATCAAGCTCCTGATTAGACTAAGATAGGAGCTGCTATTTTCCCTAAACTGAATGCTGATATTAttacaagactagaggcccagtgcaagaatttgtgcatggtggggtcccctggggtggcctgtggagatcgggctgaaactgatAGTCCCACACTGCTTGCCACTCCTGCCTACTGGTCTgtcggtgcctggcccattctccagagattggaagagattggacctgcaggactactgagggagtgagtggctgccgccaGG is drawn from Myotis daubentonii chromosome 3, mMyoDau2.1, whole genome shotgun sequence and contains these coding sequences:
- the LOC132229386 gene encoding glutaredoxin-2, mitochondrial-like, which produces MIWHCAVLAGTLLAWSGSGLAGRLGRAASRMGNSTSWTWGKPAAAPMNQIQETISDNCVVIYSKTSCSYCNMAKKLFHNMSINYKAVELDLLEYGNQFQDALSKTTSERTMPRILVNGTFIGGATDTHRLHQEGKLLPLAHQCYLKKSKKHFGDSV